Proteins encoded within one genomic window of Episyrphus balteatus chromosome 1, idEpiBalt1.1, whole genome shotgun sequence:
- the LOC129907095 gene encoding ejaculatory bulb-specific protein 3-like has product MKFTLVLCVLACALAIAHGATQYTSKFDGFDVDMVLANKRILQNYIKCLNDKGPCTNEGRELKKLLPDALASDCSKCTEVQKKNSQKVVEHLRKNTPADFDNLLKKYDPKGAYRAKHGL; this is encoded by the exons atgaAATTCACCTTAGTCCTCTGCGTTTTGGCTTGTGCTTTGGCAATTGCACATGGTGCCACTCAATACACCAGTAAATTTGACGGTTTCGATGTGGATATGGTTCTAGCCAACAAACGTATCCtgcaaaattatattaaatgttTGAATGATAAAGGACCATGCACAAACGAAGGACGTGAACTAAAGA aactcCTTCCTGATGCTTTGGCTAGTGATTGCTCCAAGTGTACTGAAGTCCAAAAGAAAAATTCCCAAAAAGTTGTCGAACATTTGCGTAAGAATACACCAGCAGATTTTGATAATTTGTTGAAGAAATACGATCCAAAGGGTGCTTACAGGGCAAAGCATGGtttgtaa